A section of the Hevea brasiliensis isolate MT/VB/25A 57/8 chromosome 17, ASM3005281v1, whole genome shotgun sequence genome encodes:
- the LOC110653914 gene encoding uncharacterized protein LOC110653914 isoform X1, which produces MSSQGSYNPQSGQGPQTPRTPPFLQHPPAALPPLPHNFQQGPLLPSPQVLPRPGQPGLPLYQHGPMVPHLAVRQVPPGLPNTGQPYLPPPPTVHGSAWLPHVYTTAPPNPQGLQHSSYLAPGLPPPPPPPPGSHNMEMLQVPLPPGSLPPTPSHGQTLYRAPMHQLPHQPVAVQGLQQIPPPPPLPPTFSSFALSGNTLEATVGNPGMSSMVTTPPPPPLPLPSSSPPPIPPSSPPVFSPASVSMPLFAGSNVPCGSNPHSRTLSGYKSGTLGSVAVVKPLNGGQHNIPVHDFSEDDGSLFLEVRSGSKLNYPGGDVFSLNRIVASDVPCPPKPAEEKIVQKIEDLCQLIAKNGSSYEDMARLKESGNPEFKFLFGGEPGSEAAIAHEYFLWMKKQCLLACKSDKIQPAMSTNHLMVTTEPHSPADSDMEMEDDITRSEVDQAMNQPVESASQATDPVSSKFDAKKQLHTLSSSAGSQAATMVLSERQGEEGSKLVSSRDELTFGRSVFGVQSPVKSSTFLADDNSSSKAAAAAECIYSDSYSGQVMKGRSPFSLLQDYASNDNSDDDEDPCLKDANPETVSPLVAVGTENLHRDTRLDLKGHTGSKSLYKTERGFGLLPESGMSYKAPDFSSYSQREVKETVPISIDSGLSTKLIDAKYDNQTSVNNAASHNAFPKEDVLGGGGENAAFSGKYEYNKDKNEKSTSNAQKIDRFGRLVREGVTDSDSDDSHHARRQNKRGRSRSQSPLDRRRRNRPRRRREKRSRSRSWSPRNQRSGSRSPSSRHAGEFSSGNRRREKGQLAVCFNFRRGRCYRGASCRYMHHDSEKSDGSKRQRSKQQEVQLPPSSMNCNTHEGNKKLSLKVSDHGQEIMNQEGRNNHDTSASSICATKDNTIFHNRKDSVCDALVDSEIIKFDSIRDFVAEVPKTSLVEERSEDGKNCTDENFREAMESDQPVVVDIFSSKPASDSNILKSHVEASQDVISSLKDSVIQQSQSVQSDRVLEDADYQAQRTDDSSISDTSPDKTSRTSPKNLHCRETLPNSADSVHNPSQIPTFHFSAPNSDANNAPHMTQLSRDYNLMRRTAAFQSQTAPLGNFPSIMLPNQNSLFSLPLNTSSATLPTPPPLLPPHDPSGNAGLLFQQSCFGSQIFSKPYSTELSSNSQVGEFQHRAYPPLQEPHQPFSHLEDFGLKPPLGCNPSSQQFGDSVLFGEDHLKQLPMQATSVSDSSFRSNNYFQPMPFLQEGSATKQSFSGDNLTPGEILKSFSDIDPYLQQRQAPYNLHHSVPDGVYSLPGKVGCSSRYPPELQDRNQPSHPLDFGVSRNSTHFNPYASTFEKPLSSRFSSGVFRQEKHTMYGGNHDYPLGLSHSSVDEQGVGSREATSPTSAIGVGKIIPTSGGDQYDPLFDSIEPSSKSHKKSDHTQKWKPSADANIILRLKGSNQLLDVEENNKKKEVGGIVLATSIDNEEFGETADLGVGVVENGSQSNPNALTNTNMGEVEIEQIKSSGKSKKGKQSRSKKLFKACLADFVKEVLKPSWRQGSMSKETFKTVVKKTVDKVSEAMKSHQIPKSKAKINRYIDSSQRKLTKLVMGYVDKYAKG; this is translated from the exons ATGTCTAGTCAAGGGAGTTATAATCCTCAATCCGGACAAGGTCCTCAGACGCCTAGGACACCTCCATTTTTACAGCACCCACCGGCGGCGCTGCCTCCTTTACCCCACAATTTCCAGCAAGGTCCACTGCTGCCATCACCTCAAGTTCTACCTCGCCCTGGTCAACCTGGCCTGCCTTTATATCAGCATGGTCCAATGGTCCCACATCTTGCAGTTAGGCAAGTTCCACCTGGGTTGCCCAACACAGGTCAACCTTATTTGCCTCCACCGCCAACAGTTCACGGAAGTGCCTGGTTGCCACATGTATATACAACTGCACCACCAAATCCACAAGGATTACAGCATTCTTCTTATTTAGCACCTGGActccctcctcctcctcctcctcctcctggtTCACATAATATGGAAATGTTACAGGTCCCATTGCCTCCTGGAAGTTTACCTCCTACACCTTCCCATGGCCAAACGTTATATAGAGCTCCAATGCATCAGCTGCCTCACCAGCCAGTTGCTGTGCAGGGTCTACAGCAAATTCCACCACCCCCTCCTCTTCCTCCTACTTTTTCAAGTTTTGCTTTATCTGGGAATACTTTAGAGGCAACAGTTGGAAACCCGGGAATGTCTTCCATGGTTACCACCCCACCGCCGCCTCCTCTGCCACTGCCATCTTCTTCTCCACCACCAATTCCACCATCTTCACCACCTGTCTTTTCCCCAGCTTCAGTATCTATGCCTCTTTTTGCTGGTTCCAACGTACCCTGTGGCTCTAATCCACATTCTAGAACACTTTCTGGTTATAAATCAGGTACTCTTGGTTCTGTTGCCGTAGTCAAACCTCTCAATGGGGGTCAGCATAATATTCCTGTACACGATTTTTCTGAGGATGATGGAAGTCTATTTCTGGAAGTTAGAAGTGGCAGCAAGTTAAATTATCCTGGGGGAGATGTTTTCTCATTGAATAGAATTGTGGCATCTGATGTTCCTTGTCCACCTAAGCCAGCAGAAGAAAAAATTGTTCAGAAGATTGAAGATTTATGCCAACTCATTGCTAAGAATGGTTCTTCTTATGAAGATATGGCTCGTCTAAAGGAATCTGGGAATCCAGAGTTCAAGTTTTTGTTTGGTGGTGAGCCAGGAAGTGAAGCTGCAATTGCACATGAGTATTTTTTGTGGATGAAGAAGCAGTGTCTTTTGGCATGTAAATCAGACAAAATCCAGCCTGCAATGTCAACCAATCATTTGATGGTCACAACTGAACCCCATTCACCCGCTGATTCTGATATGGAGATGGAAG ATGATATAACCAGGTCTGAAGTTGACCAGGCAATGAATCAGCCTGTTGAAAGTGCATCTCAAGCTACTGATCCTGTAAGCAGCAAGTTTGATGCAAAAAAGCAGTTGCACACACTATCAAGTTCAGCAGGATCTCAAGCAGCCACAATGGTTTTATCTGAAAGACAGGGTGAAGAAG GGTCAAAGCTAGTCTCCAGTCGTGATGAATTAACATTTGGGAGGTCAGTTTTCGGAGTTCAAAGCCCAGTCAAATCTTCTACATTCTTAGCTGATGATAATAGTTCATCTAAGGCTGCAGCAGCTGCTGAATGCATATATTCTGACAGCTATTCGGGTCAAGTTATGAAAGGCAGGAGCCCATTCAGTCTCCTGCAAGACTATGCTTCTAATGACAACTCAGATGATGATGAGGATCCATGTTTGAAAGATGCCAATCCCGAAACAGTTTCACCATTGGTTGCAGTTGGCACGGAAAATTTGCATAGAGACACCAGACTTGATTTGAAGGGGCATACTGGATCTAAGAGTCTCTACAAGACTGAAAGGGGGTTTGGGCTGCTTCCTGAATCTGGCATGTCATATAAAGCTCCAGACTTTTCCTCATATTCACAAAGAGAGGTTAAGGAGACTGTCCCAATATCCATTGATAGTGGGTTGAGCACCAAACTTATTGATGCTAAGTATGACAACCAAACATCTGTTAACAATGCTGCTTCTCACAATGCTTTCCCAAAAGAAGATGTCTTGGGAGGTGGAGGGGAAAATGCTGCTTTTAGTGGTAAATATGAGTACAACaaagataaaaatgaaaaatctaCTTCAAATGCGCAGAAAATAGATAGGTTTGGAAGACTGGTCAGAGAGGGTGTTACTGACAGTGATTCTGATGATTCGCACCATGCTCGTAGGCAAAATAAAAGAGGGAGAAGCCGGAGCCAGTCACCCCTTGATAGGAGGAGGAGGAATCGTCctcgaagaagaagagaaaagagaagTAGATCTCGCAG CTGGTCTCCCAGGAATCAAAGAAGTGGGAGCAGGTCTCCCTCTTCTAGGCATGCTGGTGAATTTAGCAGTGGAAATAGGAGAAGGGAAAAGGGTCAGTTGGCAGTCTGTTTTAACTTTCGTCGAGGCAGGTGCTACCGTGGAGCATCCTGTCGTTATATGCACCATGATTCTGAGAAAAGTGATGGATCAAAGCGTCAGAGGAGCAAGCAACAAGAAGTGCAACTTCCTCCCAGTTCAATGAATTGTAATACTCATGAAGGTAACAAGAAACTCTCACTAAAGGTATCAGATCATGGGCAGGAAATCATGAACCAGGAAGGGCGGAACAATCATGATACATCTGCTAGCAGCATTTGTGCTACAAAAGATAACACCATTTTCCATAACAGAAAAGATTCTGTTTGTGATGCGTTAGTTGATTCCGAAATAATAAAATTCGATAGTATTAGAGACTTTGTTGCTGAAGTGCCAAAAACTAGCTTAGTTGAAGAAAGATCTGAAGATGGTAAAAATTGTACGGATGAAAATTTTCGGGAAGCAATGGAATCTGACCAACCAGTGGTGGTTGATATTTTTTCCTCTAAACCAGCAAGTGATTCTAACATCCTGAAGTCACATGTTGAAGCTTCTCAGGATGTAATTTCTTCTTTGAAGGATTCTGTGATTCAACAATCTCAATCTGTTCAGTCAGATCGAGTGCTTGAAGATGCTGATTATCAAGCCCAACGAACTGATGATTCTTCTATATCTGATACATCACCTGATAAAACATCTAGAACTTCTCCAAAGAACCTTCATTGTAGGGAAACTCTTCCAAATTCTGCAGATTCTGTACATAATCCTTCCCAGATACCCACTTTTCATTTTTCTGCTCCAAATTCAGATGCTAATAATGCCCCACATATGACACAGCTATCAAGGGATTACAACTTGATGCGACGGACTGCGGcatttcaatctcaaactgcTCCTTTGGGAAATTTTCCTTCTATAATGTTGCCCAATCAAAATTCTCTTTTTTCTCTACCATTAAATACGTCATCTGCCACATtgccaacaccaccaccactatTGCCGCCACATGATCCATCTGGAAATGCTGGTTTGCTATTTCAGCAGAGTTGCTTTGGTTCCCAAATATTCTCGAAACCCTACTCAACTGAATTGTCTAGTAATTCTCAGGTTGGTGAGTTCCAGCATCGAGCCTACCCTCCATTGCAAGAGCCACATCAACCTTTCTCACATTTGGAAGATTTTGGGTTGAAGCCTCCACTTGGATGCAATCCATCCAGTCAACAATTTGGAGATTCTGTTCTTTTTGGAGAAGATCATTTAAAACAGCTTCCAATGCAAGCTACAAGTGTTTCAGATTCCTCCTTTCGGAGCAACAATTACTTTCAACCTATGCCCTTTTTACAGGAAGGATCTGCAACCAAACAATCTTTTTCTGGTGACAATTTAACTCCAGGAGAGATTTTGAAGTCTTTTTCTGATATTGATCCATACTTACAACAGCGACAGGCACCCTACAATTTGCATCATTCTGTGCCTGATGGTGTCTATAGTCTGCCAGGGAAAGTTGGTTGTTCATCTAGATATCCACCAGAACTTCAAGACAGAAATCAGCCATCACATCCTCTTGATTTTGGAGTATCAAGAAATTCAACTCACTTTAATCCTTATGCATCTACTTTTGAGAAGCCACTCAGCTCCAGATTCAGTTCTGGTGTCTTCAGGCAAGAAAAACACACAATGTATGGTGGCAATCATGATTATCCTTTAGGTTTGAGCCATTCCTCagttgatgaacagggtgttggATCAAGAGAGGCAACTTCACCAACTTCTGCTATTGGTGTTGGGAAAATTATTCCTACGTCAGGTGGTGACCAGTATGATCCACTCTTTGACAGCATTGAGCCATCTTCAAAATCACATAAGAAATCAGATCATACTCAGAAGTGGAAACCCTCTGCTGACGCTAATATCATTTTGAGGCTCAAAGGCTCAAACCAACTATTGGATGTGGAAGAGAACAACAAGAAGAAAGAGGTTGGTGGCATTGTGCTTGCTACATCTATTGATAATGAGGAATTTGGTGAGACAGCAGATTTAGGAGTTGGTGTTGTTGAAAATGGCAGCCAGAGTAATCCCAATGCTTTAACAAACACAAATATGGGTGAGGTGGAGATTGAACAGATCAAGTCCTCGGGGAAGAGCAAGAAGGGCAAGCAGTCCAGATCAAAGAAGCTTTTCAAGGCTTGCCTTGCAGATTTTGTAAAGGAGGTTTTGAAGCCATCATGGAGACAGGGTAGCATGAGCAAGGAAACATTTAAGACTGTTGTGAAGAAGACCGTTGATAAAGTGTCAGAAGCAATGAAGAGCCACCAGATACCGAAGTCTAAGGCAAAGATAAATCGATACATTGACTCATCACAACGGAAATTAACAAAACTTGTGATG GGTTATGTGGATAAGTATGCCAAAGGGTAA
- the LOC110653914 gene encoding uncharacterized protein LOC110653914 isoform X2, whose translation MSSQGSYNPQSGQGPQTPRTPPFLQHPPAALPPLPHNFQQGPLLPSPQVLPRPGQPGLPLYQHGPMVPHLAVRQVPPGLPNTGQPYLPPPPTVHGSAWLPHVYTTAPPNPQGLQHSSYLAPGLPPPPPPPPGSHNMEMLQVPLPPGSLPPTPSHGQTLYRAPMHQLPHQPVAVQGLQQIPPPPPLPPTFSSFALSGNTLEATVGNPGMSSMVTTPPPPPLPLPSSSPPPIPPSSPPVFSPASVSMPLFAGSNVPCGSNPHSRTLSGYKSGTLGSVAVVKPLNGGQHNIPVHDFSEDDGSLFLEVRSGSKLNYPGGDVFSLNRIVASDVPCPPKPAEEKIVQKIEDLCQLIAKNGSSYEDMARLKESGNPEFKFLFGGEPGSEAAIAHEYFLWMKKQCLLACKSDKIQPAMSTNHLMVTTEPHSPADSDMEMEDDITRSEVDQAMNQPVESASQATDPVSSKFDAKKQLHTLSSSAGSQAATMVLSERQGEEGSKLVSSRDELTFGRSVFGLADDNSSSKAAAAAECIYSDSYSGQVMKGRSPFSLLQDYASNDNSDDDEDPCLKDANPETVSPLVAVGTENLHRDTRLDLKGHTGSKSLYKTERGFGLLPESGMSYKAPDFSSYSQREVKETVPISIDSGLSTKLIDAKYDNQTSVNNAASHNAFPKEDVLGGGGENAAFSGKYEYNKDKNEKSTSNAQKIDRFGRLVREGVTDSDSDDSHHARRQNKRGRSRSQSPLDRRRRNRPRRRREKRSRSRSWSPRNQRSGSRSPSSRHAGEFSSGNRRREKGQLAVCFNFRRGRCYRGASCRYMHHDSEKSDGSKRQRSKQQEVQLPPSSMNCNTHEGNKKLSLKVSDHGQEIMNQEGRNNHDTSASSICATKDNTIFHNRKDSVCDALVDSEIIKFDSIRDFVAEVPKTSLVEERSEDGKNCTDENFREAMESDQPVVVDIFSSKPASDSNILKSHVEASQDVISSLKDSVIQQSQSVQSDRVLEDADYQAQRTDDSSISDTSPDKTSRTSPKNLHCRETLPNSADSVHNPSQIPTFHFSAPNSDANNAPHMTQLSRDYNLMRRTAAFQSQTAPLGNFPSIMLPNQNSLFSLPLNTSSATLPTPPPLLPPHDPSGNAGLLFQQSCFGSQIFSKPYSTELSSNSQVGEFQHRAYPPLQEPHQPFSHLEDFGLKPPLGCNPSSQQFGDSVLFGEDHLKQLPMQATSVSDSSFRSNNYFQPMPFLQEGSATKQSFSGDNLTPGEILKSFSDIDPYLQQRQAPYNLHHSVPDGVYSLPGKVGCSSRYPPELQDRNQPSHPLDFGVSRNSTHFNPYASTFEKPLSSRFSSGVFRQEKHTMYGGNHDYPLGLSHSSVDEQGVGSREATSPTSAIGVGKIIPTSGGDQYDPLFDSIEPSSKSHKKSDHTQKWKPSADANIILRLKGSNQLLDVEENNKKKEVGGIVLATSIDNEEFGETADLGVGVVENGSQSNPNALTNTNMGEVEIEQIKSSGKSKKGKQSRSKKLFKACLADFVKEVLKPSWRQGSMSKETFKTVVKKTVDKVSEAMKSHQIPKSKAKINRYIDSSQRKLTKLVMGYVDKYAKG comes from the exons ATGTCTAGTCAAGGGAGTTATAATCCTCAATCCGGACAAGGTCCTCAGACGCCTAGGACACCTCCATTTTTACAGCACCCACCGGCGGCGCTGCCTCCTTTACCCCACAATTTCCAGCAAGGTCCACTGCTGCCATCACCTCAAGTTCTACCTCGCCCTGGTCAACCTGGCCTGCCTTTATATCAGCATGGTCCAATGGTCCCACATCTTGCAGTTAGGCAAGTTCCACCTGGGTTGCCCAACACAGGTCAACCTTATTTGCCTCCACCGCCAACAGTTCACGGAAGTGCCTGGTTGCCACATGTATATACAACTGCACCACCAAATCCACAAGGATTACAGCATTCTTCTTATTTAGCACCTGGActccctcctcctcctcctcctcctcctggtTCACATAATATGGAAATGTTACAGGTCCCATTGCCTCCTGGAAGTTTACCTCCTACACCTTCCCATGGCCAAACGTTATATAGAGCTCCAATGCATCAGCTGCCTCACCAGCCAGTTGCTGTGCAGGGTCTACAGCAAATTCCACCACCCCCTCCTCTTCCTCCTACTTTTTCAAGTTTTGCTTTATCTGGGAATACTTTAGAGGCAACAGTTGGAAACCCGGGAATGTCTTCCATGGTTACCACCCCACCGCCGCCTCCTCTGCCACTGCCATCTTCTTCTCCACCACCAATTCCACCATCTTCACCACCTGTCTTTTCCCCAGCTTCAGTATCTATGCCTCTTTTTGCTGGTTCCAACGTACCCTGTGGCTCTAATCCACATTCTAGAACACTTTCTGGTTATAAATCAGGTACTCTTGGTTCTGTTGCCGTAGTCAAACCTCTCAATGGGGGTCAGCATAATATTCCTGTACACGATTTTTCTGAGGATGATGGAAGTCTATTTCTGGAAGTTAGAAGTGGCAGCAAGTTAAATTATCCTGGGGGAGATGTTTTCTCATTGAATAGAATTGTGGCATCTGATGTTCCTTGTCCACCTAAGCCAGCAGAAGAAAAAATTGTTCAGAAGATTGAAGATTTATGCCAACTCATTGCTAAGAATGGTTCTTCTTATGAAGATATGGCTCGTCTAAAGGAATCTGGGAATCCAGAGTTCAAGTTTTTGTTTGGTGGTGAGCCAGGAAGTGAAGCTGCAATTGCACATGAGTATTTTTTGTGGATGAAGAAGCAGTGTCTTTTGGCATGTAAATCAGACAAAATCCAGCCTGCAATGTCAACCAATCATTTGATGGTCACAACTGAACCCCATTCACCCGCTGATTCTGATATGGAGATGGAAG ATGATATAACCAGGTCTGAAGTTGACCAGGCAATGAATCAGCCTGTTGAAAGTGCATCTCAAGCTACTGATCCTGTAAGCAGCAAGTTTGATGCAAAAAAGCAGTTGCACACACTATCAAGTTCAGCAGGATCTCAAGCAGCCACAATGGTTTTATCTGAAAGACAGGGTGAAGAAG GGTCAAAGCTAGTCTCCAGTCGTGATGAATTAACATTTGGGAGGTCAGTTTTCGGA TTAGCTGATGATAATAGTTCATCTAAGGCTGCAGCAGCTGCTGAATGCATATATTCTGACAGCTATTCGGGTCAAGTTATGAAAGGCAGGAGCCCATTCAGTCTCCTGCAAGACTATGCTTCTAATGACAACTCAGATGATGATGAGGATCCATGTTTGAAAGATGCCAATCCCGAAACAGTTTCACCATTGGTTGCAGTTGGCACGGAAAATTTGCATAGAGACACCAGACTTGATTTGAAGGGGCATACTGGATCTAAGAGTCTCTACAAGACTGAAAGGGGGTTTGGGCTGCTTCCTGAATCTGGCATGTCATATAAAGCTCCAGACTTTTCCTCATATTCACAAAGAGAGGTTAAGGAGACTGTCCCAATATCCATTGATAGTGGGTTGAGCACCAAACTTATTGATGCTAAGTATGACAACCAAACATCTGTTAACAATGCTGCTTCTCACAATGCTTTCCCAAAAGAAGATGTCTTGGGAGGTGGAGGGGAAAATGCTGCTTTTAGTGGTAAATATGAGTACAACaaagataaaaatgaaaaatctaCTTCAAATGCGCAGAAAATAGATAGGTTTGGAAGACTGGTCAGAGAGGGTGTTACTGACAGTGATTCTGATGATTCGCACCATGCTCGTAGGCAAAATAAAAGAGGGAGAAGCCGGAGCCAGTCACCCCTTGATAGGAGGAGGAGGAATCGTCctcgaagaagaagagaaaagagaagTAGATCTCGCAG CTGGTCTCCCAGGAATCAAAGAAGTGGGAGCAGGTCTCCCTCTTCTAGGCATGCTGGTGAATTTAGCAGTGGAAATAGGAGAAGGGAAAAGGGTCAGTTGGCAGTCTGTTTTAACTTTCGTCGAGGCAGGTGCTACCGTGGAGCATCCTGTCGTTATATGCACCATGATTCTGAGAAAAGTGATGGATCAAAGCGTCAGAGGAGCAAGCAACAAGAAGTGCAACTTCCTCCCAGTTCAATGAATTGTAATACTCATGAAGGTAACAAGAAACTCTCACTAAAGGTATCAGATCATGGGCAGGAAATCATGAACCAGGAAGGGCGGAACAATCATGATACATCTGCTAGCAGCATTTGTGCTACAAAAGATAACACCATTTTCCATAACAGAAAAGATTCTGTTTGTGATGCGTTAGTTGATTCCGAAATAATAAAATTCGATAGTATTAGAGACTTTGTTGCTGAAGTGCCAAAAACTAGCTTAGTTGAAGAAAGATCTGAAGATGGTAAAAATTGTACGGATGAAAATTTTCGGGAAGCAATGGAATCTGACCAACCAGTGGTGGTTGATATTTTTTCCTCTAAACCAGCAAGTGATTCTAACATCCTGAAGTCACATGTTGAAGCTTCTCAGGATGTAATTTCTTCTTTGAAGGATTCTGTGATTCAACAATCTCAATCTGTTCAGTCAGATCGAGTGCTTGAAGATGCTGATTATCAAGCCCAACGAACTGATGATTCTTCTATATCTGATACATCACCTGATAAAACATCTAGAACTTCTCCAAAGAACCTTCATTGTAGGGAAACTCTTCCAAATTCTGCAGATTCTGTACATAATCCTTCCCAGATACCCACTTTTCATTTTTCTGCTCCAAATTCAGATGCTAATAATGCCCCACATATGACACAGCTATCAAGGGATTACAACTTGATGCGACGGACTGCGGcatttcaatctcaaactgcTCCTTTGGGAAATTTTCCTTCTATAATGTTGCCCAATCAAAATTCTCTTTTTTCTCTACCATTAAATACGTCATCTGCCACATtgccaacaccaccaccactatTGCCGCCACATGATCCATCTGGAAATGCTGGTTTGCTATTTCAGCAGAGTTGCTTTGGTTCCCAAATATTCTCGAAACCCTACTCAACTGAATTGTCTAGTAATTCTCAGGTTGGTGAGTTCCAGCATCGAGCCTACCCTCCATTGCAAGAGCCACATCAACCTTTCTCACATTTGGAAGATTTTGGGTTGAAGCCTCCACTTGGATGCAATCCATCCAGTCAACAATTTGGAGATTCTGTTCTTTTTGGAGAAGATCATTTAAAACAGCTTCCAATGCAAGCTACAAGTGTTTCAGATTCCTCCTTTCGGAGCAACAATTACTTTCAACCTATGCCCTTTTTACAGGAAGGATCTGCAACCAAACAATCTTTTTCTGGTGACAATTTAACTCCAGGAGAGATTTTGAAGTCTTTTTCTGATATTGATCCATACTTACAACAGCGACAGGCACCCTACAATTTGCATCATTCTGTGCCTGATGGTGTCTATAGTCTGCCAGGGAAAGTTGGTTGTTCATCTAGATATCCACCAGAACTTCAAGACAGAAATCAGCCATCACATCCTCTTGATTTTGGAGTATCAAGAAATTCAACTCACTTTAATCCTTATGCATCTACTTTTGAGAAGCCACTCAGCTCCAGATTCAGTTCTGGTGTCTTCAGGCAAGAAAAACACACAATGTATGGTGGCAATCATGATTATCCTTTAGGTTTGAGCCATTCCTCagttgatgaacagggtgttggATCAAGAGAGGCAACTTCACCAACTTCTGCTATTGGTGTTGGGAAAATTATTCCTACGTCAGGTGGTGACCAGTATGATCCACTCTTTGACAGCATTGAGCCATCTTCAAAATCACATAAGAAATCAGATCATACTCAGAAGTGGAAACCCTCTGCTGACGCTAATATCATTTTGAGGCTCAAAGGCTCAAACCAACTATTGGATGTGGAAGAGAACAACAAGAAGAAAGAGGTTGGTGGCATTGTGCTTGCTACATCTATTGATAATGAGGAATTTGGTGAGACAGCAGATTTAGGAGTTGGTGTTGTTGAAAATGGCAGCCAGAGTAATCCCAATGCTTTAACAAACACAAATATGGGTGAGGTGGAGATTGAACAGATCAAGTCCTCGGGGAAGAGCAAGAAGGGCAAGCAGTCCAGATCAAAGAAGCTTTTCAAGGCTTGCCTTGCAGATTTTGTAAAGGAGGTTTTGAAGCCATCATGGAGACAGGGTAGCATGAGCAAGGAAACATTTAAGACTGTTGTGAAGAAGACCGTTGATAAAGTGTCAGAAGCAATGAAGAGCCACCAGATACCGAAGTCTAAGGCAAAGATAAATCGATACATTGACTCATCACAACGGAAATTAACAAAACTTGTGATG GGTTATGTGGATAAGTATGCCAAAGGGTAA
- the LOC110653913 gene encoding protein SPIRAL1-like 3 isoform X1 yields MWELILFYEPRLSEIKVLIEIMGRGVSSGGGESSLGYLFGNGEAPKPANNSVEAPPQNLGQAASSGPGQKPTRAASPVEPLTQIPAGVPEYTTNNYFRADGQNCGNFLTDRPTTKVHAAPGGGSSLDYLFGGGSK; encoded by the exons ATGTgggaattaatattattttatg AACCTAGGCTTTCTGAGATAAAAGTTCTAATTGAGATAATGGGTCGTGGAGTAAGCAGTGGCGGAGGAGAGAGTTCTCTGGGCTACCTTTTTGGAAATGGAGAGGCTCCAAAACCCGCTAATAATAGCGTTGAAGCGCCTCCTCAAAACTTGGGACAGGCTGCAAGCAGTGGACCTGGTCAGAAACCCACTCGAGCTGCCTCACCTGTAGAGCCCCTCACGCAGATTCCAGCTGGTGTCCCAGAGTACACTACAAACAACTATTTCCGTGCTGATGGCCAGAACTGTGGCAACTTCCTCACT GATCGGCCAACAACAAAGGTTCATGCAGCTCCTGGCGGTGGCTCTTCACTGGACTACCTTTTTGGTGGTGGCAGTAAATGA
- the LOC110653913 gene encoding protein SPIRAL1-like 3 isoform X2 — translation MGRGVSSGGGESSLGYLFGNGEAPKPANNSVEAPPQNLGQAASSGPGQKPTRAASPVEPLTQIPAGVPEYTTNNYFRADGQNCGNFLTDRPTTKVHAAPGGGSSLDYLFGGGSK, via the exons ATGGGTCGTGGAGTAAGCAGTGGCGGAGGAGAGAGTTCTCTGGGCTACCTTTTTGGAAATGGAGAGGCTCCAAAACCCGCTAATAATAGCGTTGAAGCGCCTCCTCAAAACTTGGGACAGGCTGCAAGCAGTGGACCTGGTCAGAAACCCACTCGAGCTGCCTCACCTGTAGAGCCCCTCACGCAGATTCCAGCTGGTGTCCCAGAGTACACTACAAACAACTATTTCCGTGCTGATGGCCAGAACTGTGGCAACTTCCTCACT GATCGGCCAACAACAAAGGTTCATGCAGCTCCTGGCGGTGGCTCTTCACTGGACTACCTTTTTGGTGGTGGCAGTAAATGA